The following proteins are co-located in the Paracoccus saliphilus genome:
- a CDS encoding indolepyruvate oxidoreductase subunit beta family protein, producing MTLHQHLPSAPADPRLDGIIKLAILAVGGQGGGVLTNWIEALARRNGYVAQATSVAGVAQRTGATVYYIEMAPQADAAQVFALAPSTGDVDIMIAAEMMEAGRSIQRGFVTPDRTVLIASTHRALAVSEKMVPGDGIASSEEVIAAAEIAARQFISADFDQMAINNGSVISASLFGALAGSGALPFPREAFEDAIRAGGKGVEGSLRAFAAAYDYARAPAEESTSTEPGTVTAPRPSGPARLVTQWRELEARATALPAQVTEMALPGLRKVVEFQDLAYGREYLDRLDEVLTQDDAEHDFMLTREAAKYIANAMAYDDVIRVADLKTRSSRMTRIQAEMRAGEDNLMQVTEYMHPRAEEIAGMLPAGLGQKAMDSPKWMKRLDRWFNKGRRLRSDSLRGYVMLHMLGGLKGWRRRTLRHAQEQAHLADWLSRAMDYRAANYDLAVELVRCRRLVKGYSDTHARGLSKFDLVLEGIATVAARPDAADWARRLREAALQDEEGKALEGAIGTIRSFA from the coding sequence ATGACCCTGCACCAGCATCTGCCATCCGCCCCTGCCGATCCGCGCCTGGACGGGATCATCAAGCTCGCGATCCTTGCGGTCGGCGGGCAGGGGGGCGGCGTGTTGACCAACTGGATCGAGGCGCTGGCCCGCCGCAACGGCTATGTGGCGCAAGCCACCAGCGTCGCGGGCGTGGCGCAGCGCACCGGCGCGACGGTCTATTACATCGAGATGGCGCCGCAGGCTGACGCCGCCCAGGTTTTCGCGCTGGCGCCCTCGACTGGTGATGTCGATATCATGATCGCCGCCGAGATGATGGAGGCAGGGCGCTCGATCCAGCGCGGCTTCGTGACCCCTGACCGGACGGTGCTGATCGCCTCGACCCATCGCGCGCTTGCGGTATCGGAAAAGATGGTGCCGGGTGACGGCATTGCCTCGTCCGAAGAGGTGATCGCAGCGGCAGAGATCGCCGCGCGGCAGTTCATCTCGGCCGATTTCGACCAGATGGCCATCAATAATGGATCGGTCATCTCGGCCTCGCTGTTCGGGGCCCTGGCCGGGTCGGGCGCGCTGCCTTTCCCGCGCGAGGCTTTCGAGGATGCGATCCGGGCGGGCGGCAAGGGGGTGGAAGGCTCGCTTCGCGCCTTTGCCGCAGCATATGACTATGCGCGTGCGCCTGCAGAGGAATCGACGTCGACCGAGCCGGGGACAGTGACTGCCCCGCGCCCATCGGGCCCCGCGCGGCTGGTCACGCAGTGGCGGGAATTGGAGGCGAGAGCCACCGCACTGCCCGCACAGGTCACCGAGATGGCCCTGCCCGGCCTGCGCAAGGTGGTCGAGTTCCAGGATCTTGCCTATGGGCGGGAATACCTGGACCGGCTTGACGAAGTGCTAACGCAGGACGATGCCGAACATGATTTCATGCTGACGCGGGAAGCGGCGAAATATATCGCCAATGCGATGGCTTATGACGATGTGATCCGGGTGGCCGATCTCAAGACCCGGTCCAGCCGGATGACCCGGATCCAGGCCGAGATGCGGGCGGGCGAAGACAACCTGATGCAGGTGACGGAATACATGCATCCCCGCGCCGAGGAAATCGCCGGAATGCTGCCTGCCGGATTGGGTCAGAAGGCGATGGACAGCCCGAAATGGATGAAGCGGCTGGATCGCTGGTTCAACAAGGGCCGCCGGTTGCGCAGCGACAGTCTGCGCGGCTATGTCATGCTGCATATGTTGGGCGGATTGAAGGGCTGGCGCCGCCGCACCCTGCGCCACGCGCAGGAACAGGCGCATCTGGCCGATTGGCTGAGCCGGGCGATGGACTACCGCGCGGCCAATTACGATCTGGCGGTCGAGCTGGTCCGCTGCCGTCGCCTGGTCAAGGGTTATTCGGACACCCATGCCCGTGGGTTGTCGAAATTCGATCTTGTGCTGGAGGGGATCGCCACCGTCGCCGCCCGTCCGGATGCTGCGGATTGGGCACGTCGGTTGCGCGAAGCCGCGCTGCAGGACGAGGAAGGCAAGGCCCTTGAGGGCGCCATCGGGACGATCCGGAGTTTTGCCTGA
- a CDS encoding Cu(I)-responsive transcriptional regulator, with protein sequence MNIGEAAETTGLPVKTIRYYEEIGLVAPDRGDNGYRDFSGQQLTRLHFLSQARSLGFSLEECRRLMGLYCDENRASRDVRDLAVAHLSEIREKIAQLQSLERKLQDLITECRGDTDPDCAILDELGSSGAARG encoded by the coding sequence ATGAATATCGGTGAAGCCGCAGAGACGACCGGGCTGCCGGTCAAGACGATCCGCTACTACGAGGAAATCGGCCTTGTCGCCCCGGATCGCGGCGATAACGGCTATCGCGACTTCAGCGGCCAGCAACTGACCCGGCTGCATTTCCTGTCACAAGCCCGCAGCCTTGGCTTTTCGCTCGAGGAATGCCGCCGCCTGATGGGGCTTTACTGCGATGAAAACCGCGCCAGCCGCGATGTCCGCGACCTGGCCGTCGCTCATCTCTCCGAGATCCGGGAAAAGATCGCCCAGTTGCAATCTCTGGAACGGAAGCTGCAGGACCTGATCACCGAATGCCGTGGCGATACCGACCCGGACTGCGCGATTCTCGATGAACTTGGCAGCTCGGGGGCTGCGCGCGGCTAG
- a CDS encoding indolepyruvate ferredoxin oxidoreductase subunit alpha, translating into MAERSFKAEVKHLRLGAGESFTGEGILAITKALLENGVGYVGGYQGAPISHLMDVLADAEELLTELGVRFEANANEAAAAAMLAASVHYPIRGAVTFKGSVGVNVASDALANLASSGVNGGALVIVGEDYGEGSSIMQERTHGFAMKSQFWLLDPRPNLPSIVKAVGDGFELSEASNTPVMLMVRIRACHVTGSFPTRDNQSPRLSVRDALSNPQSDFSRVVLPPMSFAHEQDKIDNRRPAAEGYIRDHKLNEVFGPREAPVGLVLQGGMYNSVIRALQRLGLADIHGESQVPLYVLNVTYPLVPDEFLSFCEGKEQVLTIEEGQPEFIEQQLSTYLYRAGSTVKLRGKDVLPMAGEYTGQVMLDGIGQFLREAAPGILPAQVLAPNEERPPLPDLSKTVPIRPPGFCIGCPERPIFAAMKLVQKETGKLQISADIGCHLFAALPPFEIGGATMGYGLGPAANAAFDGGGERRPVAVIGDGGFWHNGLSSSFTNMAFNKSDGVAVIVDNYYSAATGGQDVMSSRADNPTKSTKNPISKALKGIGINWVRQVDRTYDVGKMRDVLREALTTDAPGPRVIVASSECMLNRQRREKPQRAQAIRDGRRVEAPRFGVDEDVCTGDHACIRLSGCPSLGLKRLDDPLRDDPVASIDQSCVGCGNCGEVADAAVLCPSFYRADLVHNPGKWETRLARFRARIIGWLQARRNASRLTFEAQS; encoded by the coding sequence ATGGCAGAGCGATCATTCAAGGCCGAGGTCAAGCATCTGCGCCTCGGCGCGGGCGAGAGCTTTACCGGCGAAGGTATTCTGGCCATCACCAAGGCGCTTCTGGAAAACGGCGTGGGCTATGTCGGCGGCTATCAGGGCGCGCCGATCAGCCATCTGATGGATGTTCTGGCCGATGCCGAGGAATTGCTGACCGAACTGGGCGTTCGTTTCGAAGCCAATGCGAACGAGGCGGCGGCGGCGGCAATGCTGGCGGCCTCGGTACATTACCCGATCCGGGGCGCGGTGACCTTCAAGGGCTCGGTCGGGGTGAACGTGGCCTCGGATGCGCTGGCGAACCTGGCCTCGTCGGGGGTGAATGGCGGCGCGCTGGTGATCGTGGGCGAAGATTACGGCGAAGGCTCCTCGATCATGCAGGAGCGGACCCATGGTTTCGCGATGAAATCGCAATTCTGGCTGCTGGATCCGCGCCCCAACCTGCCCTCGATCGTCAAGGCGGTGGGGGATGGTTTCGAGCTGTCCGAGGCGTCGAATACCCCGGTCATGCTGATGGTGCGGATCCGCGCCTGCCACGTGACCGGCAGTTTCCCCACCCGCGACAATCAAAGCCCCAGGCTGAGCGTCCGCGACGCCCTGTCCAATCCGCAATCGGATTTCTCGCGCGTGGTGCTGCCGCCGATGAGCTTCGCGCATGAGCAGGACAAGATCGACAACCGCCGTCCCGCCGCCGAAGGCTACATCCGCGATCACAAGCTGAACGAGGTTTTCGGCCCGCGCGAGGCGCCTGTCGGGCTGGTCCTTCAGGGCGGCATGTATAACAGCGTGATCCGCGCGCTGCAGCGGCTTGGCCTGGCCGATATTCATGGCGAAAGCCAGGTGCCGCTTTACGTGCTGAACGTCACCTATCCGCTGGTTCCCGACGAGTTCCTGTCCTTCTGCGAGGGCAAGGAGCAGGTGCTGACCATCGAAGAGGGTCAGCCGGAATTCATCGAGCAACAGCTATCGACCTATCTTTACCGTGCCGGATCGACGGTCAAGTTGCGCGGCAAGGACGTTCTGCCGATGGCCGGGGAATATACCGGGCAGGTGATGCTGGACGGGATCGGCCAGTTCCTGCGCGAGGCCGCACCCGGTATCCTGCCCGCGCAAGTCCTGGCCCCGAACGAGGAACGCCCGCCGCTTCCCGATCTGTCCAAGACCGTGCCGATCCGCCCGCCCGGCTTCTGCATCGGCTGCCCCGAGCGCCCGATTTTCGCGGCGATGAAACTGGTGCAAAAGGAAACCGGCAAGCTGCAGATCTCGGCCGATATCGGCTGCCATCTCTTTGCCGCGCTGCCGCCTTTCGAGATCGGCGGGGCGACCATGGGTTACGGGCTTGGACCCGCCGCGAATGCCGCTTTCGACGGCGGCGGCGAGCGCAGGCCAGTGGCGGTGATCGGCGATGGCGGGTTCTGGCATAACGGCTTGTCGTCCAGCTTCACCAACATGGCCTTCAACAAGTCCGATGGCGTGGCGGTGATCGTGGACAATTACTATTCCGCCGCGACAGGCGGGCAGGACGTGATGTCGTCCCGCGCCGACAACCCGACGAAATCCACGAAGAACCCCATCTCCAAGGCGTTGAAGGGGATCGGCATCAATTGGGTGCGGCAGGTCGATCGCACCTATGATGTCGGCAAGATGCGCGACGTGTTGCGCGAGGCGCTGACCACCGATGCGCCGGGACCGCGCGTCATCGTCGCCTCGTCGGAATGCATGCTGAACCGGCAGCGCCGGGAAAAGCCGCAGCGCGCGCAGGCGATCCGCGATGGCCGCCGGGTCGAGGCGCCGCGCTTCGGCGTGGACGAGGATGTCTGCACCGGCGATCACGCCTGTATCCGGCTGTCGGGCTGCCCCTCGCTCGGGCTGAAGCGGCTGGACGATCCGCTGCGCGACGACCCGGTCGCCTCGATCGATCAAAGCTGCGTCGGCTGCGGCAATTGCGGCGAGGTGGCGGATGCCGCCGTGCTCTGCCCCTCGTTCTACCGTGCGGATCTTGTCCATAACCCCGGCAAATGGGAGACCCGGCTGGCCCGGTTCCGCGCCCGCATCATCGGCTGGCTGCAGGCCCGCCGCAACGCCAGCCGCCTGACATTCGAGGCCCAGTCATGA